The following proteins are co-located in the Mesorhizobium australicum WSM2073 genome:
- a CDS encoding DUF6894 family protein, which translates to MARYYFDLVDNGTSFPDTEGTELPSLEAAEDEAAKALLEIAKDQMPEGNFREVALHVRAGASKPLVMVKVTFELVRNGPDRDGPVGT; encoded by the coding sequence ATGGCGCGCTATTATTTTGATCTAGTCGACAACGGAACCTCCTTCCCGGACACTGAAGGAACCGAGCTTCCGAGCTTGGAGGCAGCTGAGGATGAGGCGGCAAAGGCGTTGCTCGAAATAGCAAAGGACCAGATGCCTGAAGGCAATTTCCGAGAGGTTGCCCTGCATGTCCGTGCTGGTGCTAGCAAACCCCTCGTTATGGTGAAGGTAACGTTCGAACTGGTGCGCAACGGACCTGATCGCGATGGACCCGTGGGAACCTGA